In Armatimonas rosea, a single genomic region encodes these proteins:
- a CDS encoding SUKH-4 family immunity protein, which translates to MPLTFSPPFQIHQLNHLPLPDEDRQFLLTIGLPEDAIPCLTFQNAPGLPLRRVPERWGISESLKPSLMRYYEFGHDGGGNPICFDANDNCKIVWLDHEESFRSVWVNDHITEFAACLAALQDAFDGFEAAVGDTDALWDEGFEPERYEQLTAAFARIDEKTLTQGFWPYILDDFRPR; encoded by the coding sequence ATGCCACTCACTTTCTCCCCTCCTTTCCAAATACATCAGCTTAACCATCTCCCTCTACCTGATGAGGACAGACAGTTTCTCCTCACGATCGGTTTGCCTGAGGATGCCATTCCCTGCCTTACCTTTCAGAACGCTCCTGGACTTCCTCTTCGCCGTGTTCCAGAGAGATGGGGAATATCAGAGTCACTTAAACCTAGCCTCATGCGCTACTACGAGTTTGGCCATGATGGTGGCGGAAATCCGATCTGCTTCGATGCCAACGACAACTGCAAGATTGTCTGGCTGGATCATGAAGAGAGTTTTCGCTCTGTCTGGGTCAACGATCACATCACGGAGTTTGCTGCCTGCCTTGCCGCACTTCAAGATGCCTTCGATGGCTTTGAAGCAGCAGTCGGCGACACCGATGCTCTCTGGGACGAAGGCTTTGAGCCAGAGCGCTACGAACAACTAACCGCAGCCTTTGCCCGTATCGATGAAAAGACGCTGACACAAGGCTTCTGGCCCTACATCCTCGACGATTTCCGTCCCCGCTAA
- the recG gene encoding ATP-dependent DNA helicase RecG, whose translation MNPELPVTKLKGIGEKLAETLWKLQIRTLADLVGHFPRRYEDRTRFVKIGDVRDGEFATILGKVTAVENKPLRNKLVITKVTLDDGSRVVASLTWFNQWRMKATFEKLIGKQVVAYGQVKRRYAPELNTPEWEAIDEDGAVDSLAIGRIVPVYPLTEGLSQTRLRRFAYEAVKLCADEFEDALPDALRKRRSLPGIAEALRNIHYPESDDALQAARHRLAYEELLALQILVAEKKREVAIQPGIAFPDVLGPVEELRGVLPFSLTEAQERVIGELGRDMASTLPMNRLVQGDVGAGKTAVAMAAMTIAARGGYQAALMAPTEILAEQHLKGIRARLEELGLRVDLLTGSRPAKEKAAVKERLLSGETSIVVGTHALIQESVGFHKLGLVVIDEQHRFGVLQRAALSDKGVRPDVLVMTATPIPRTLTLTVYGDLDVSILDQLPPGRKPIRTHWKKRAEQDKVYAGIKQMVTQGRQAYIVCPLVEESEKREAKAATHLAEHLKAHVFPELSIGLLHGQLKSDEKDAVMEAFRKNEHQILVATTVIEVGVDVPNAAVIVIEDADNFGLAQLHQLRGRVGRGEHASFCVLLADPSTPDGTARMEVMCATSDGFVIAEEDLKLRGPGEFFGTRQSGIPSLKVADVLRDQDILIEARTDAFDLLSRDPQLARPDHGLLKEAVARRRRAAEALQIG comes from the coding sequence ATGAACCCCGAACTGCCCGTCACCAAGCTCAAAGGAATCGGGGAGAAGCTGGCGGAGACGCTCTGGAAGCTCCAGATTCGCACGCTCGCGGACCTGGTCGGGCACTTCCCCCGCCGCTACGAAGACCGGACACGCTTTGTCAAGATCGGCGATGTCCGCGACGGTGAGTTTGCGACCATTCTCGGGAAAGTGACGGCGGTCGAGAACAAGCCGCTGCGCAATAAGCTCGTCATCACCAAAGTGACGCTCGACGATGGCTCGCGGGTGGTGGCATCGCTGACCTGGTTCAACCAGTGGCGCATGAAGGCGACCTTTGAGAAGCTGATCGGCAAGCAAGTGGTAGCCTACGGGCAGGTGAAGCGCCGCTATGCTCCTGAGCTCAACACCCCCGAGTGGGAGGCGATCGACGAAGACGGTGCCGTAGACTCGCTGGCGATCGGGCGGATTGTCCCGGTCTACCCGCTCACTGAGGGGCTCTCCCAGACCCGCCTGCGCCGCTTTGCCTACGAGGCGGTCAAGCTCTGCGCCGATGAGTTCGAGGATGCGCTCCCCGATGCTCTGCGCAAGCGCCGTAGCCTGCCCGGAATCGCCGAGGCGCTGCGCAATATCCACTACCCTGAGAGCGACGACGCCCTGCAAGCGGCGCGCCACCGCCTCGCCTACGAAGAGCTGCTCGCGTTGCAGATTCTGGTGGCAGAGAAGAAGCGCGAAGTCGCGATCCAGCCCGGAATCGCCTTCCCGGATGTGCTTGGTCCGGTCGAGGAGCTGCGCGGTGTCCTCCCCTTCTCCCTCACCGAGGCCCAGGAGCGCGTGATCGGCGAGCTGGGCCGCGACATGGCCTCCACGCTCCCCATGAACCGCCTTGTCCAGGGCGATGTGGGCGCGGGTAAGACCGCGGTGGCGATGGCCGCCATGACAATCGCCGCACGCGGTGGCTACCAGGCGGCGCTCATGGCCCCCACGGAGATCCTCGCCGAGCAGCACCTCAAGGGCATCCGTGCCCGGCTGGAGGAGCTCGGTCTGCGGGTCGATCTGCTCACGGGCTCCCGGCCCGCCAAGGAAAAGGCCGCTGTCAAGGAGCGCCTGCTCTCCGGTGAGACAAGTATCGTGGTCGGCACCCACGCGCTGATTCAGGAGAGTGTCGGTTTCCACAAGCTCGGCCTCGTGGTGATCGACGAGCAGCACCGCTTCGGGGTGCTCCAGCGCGCCGCCCTCTCGGATAAAGGCGTCCGCCCCGATGTACTGGTGATGACGGCCACCCCCATCCCACGGACGCTCACTCTCACGGTCTACGGCGACCTTGATGTCTCGATCCTCGACCAGCTCCCACCGGGCCGCAAGCCGATCCGCACGCACTGGAAGAAACGCGCCGAGCAGGACAAGGTCTACGCCGGCATTAAACAGATGGTAACCCAGGGCCGCCAAGCCTACATTGTCTGCCCGCTGGTCGAGGAGTCCGAGAAGCGCGAGGCCAAGGCCGCCACGCACCTGGCGGAGCACCTCAAGGCCCATGTCTTCCCCGAGCTCTCCATCGGCCTGCTCCATGGGCAGCTCAAGAGCGATGAGAAAGACGCCGTCATGGAGGCGTTTCGTAAGAACGAGCACCAGATTTTGGTCGCGACCACCGTCATCGAGGTCGGCGTAGATGTTCCCAATGCCGCCGTGATCGTGATTGAGGACGCCGACAACTTTGGGCTGGCCCAGCTCCACCAGCTCCGGGGCCGAGTCGGGCGCGGCGAGCACGCGTCGTTTTGTGTCCTCCTCGCCGACCCCAGCACGCCCGATGGCACGGCCCGCATGGAGGTGATGTGTGCCACCAGCGACGGCTTCGTGATCGCCGAGGAAGACCTCAAGCTCCGTGGCCCCGGTGAGTTCTTCGGCACGCGCCAGTCCGGCATTCCCAGCCTCAAAGTCGCCGACGTGCTCCGTGACCAAGACATCCTGATCGAGGCCCGCACCGACGCCTTCGACCTCCTTAGTCGCGACCCGCAGCTCGCCCGCCCTGACCACGGACTGCTCAAAGAAGCCGTCGCTCGCCGCCGCCGCGCCGCCGAGGCCTTGCAGATTGGATAG
- a CDS encoding DUF1559 domain-containing protein translates to MKRAFTLIELLVVIAIIAILAAILFPVFGRAREQARKSVCLSNLKQLATAALMYSQDYDEVFPNASWIGPDAFPPNWYFGESSRTLLEPYVKNSAVFVCPSDTELAKLVVRGASQPFGLSYQFHGNPLGNGTNIIKKIYFGGGGKLMAERNNAVPLSHQVLPGQRTSLIEGTSQAEVSNPAENWLFADAWPSVHGGEMTSYFLGTRTYMLSLENTPFQRSCNLVYVDGHAKFSNVKAAAWDTDPY, encoded by the coding sequence ATGAAACGTGCTTTTACCCTGATCGAGCTTCTTGTCGTTATTGCCATTATCGCGATCCTCGCCGCGATTCTCTTTCCGGTCTTTGGCCGTGCGCGTGAGCAGGCCCGAAAGTCCGTGTGCTTGTCAAATCTGAAGCAGCTTGCCACCGCTGCGCTGATGTATAGCCAGGACTACGACGAGGTCTTCCCCAATGCCAGCTGGATTGGGCCGGATGCGTTTCCGCCGAACTGGTACTTCGGGGAGTCGTCGCGCACCTTGCTCGAGCCCTATGTCAAAAATAGCGCGGTCTTTGTGTGCCCCTCCGATACGGAGCTCGCCAAGCTTGTGGTGCGGGGGGCAAGCCAGCCCTTTGGTCTCTCGTATCAGTTTCATGGAAACCCCTTGGGAAATGGGACCAATATCATCAAGAAAATCTATTTTGGAGGCGGGGGAAAGCTCATGGCAGAGCGGAATAATGCCGTTCCTCTCTCTCACCAGGTCCTTCCAGGGCAGCGTACCTCTTTGATTGAAGGAACTTCGCAGGCAGAAGTGAGCAACCCTGCGGAAAACTGGTTATTTGCCGATGCTTGGCCCAGCGTTCATGGAGGAGAAATGACAAGCTATTTTTTGGGAACAAGAACCTATATGCTTTCGCTTGAAAATACACCCTTTCAGCGCTCATGTAATCTGGTTTACGTGGATGGTCACGCGAAATTTAGTAATGTCAAAGCGGCTGCCTGGGATACGGATCCTTATTAA
- a CDS encoding ATPase, T2SS/T4P/T4SS family: MNLELTRPQDEAVAMVPGDFALKHQILPLMVDNGTLVAAVGSPLSLGAVDELSVLLQRPTRAVLAPAAVIKEKIEEIFLEKILAGLPGQSDDNNNIDADENTDLADLQKMAGETAVVQMVNLVFAQAVRDGASDIHIEPYEKEVKVRCRIDGMLRDMMAPPKRMHAAIISRLKILGEMNIAERRLPQDGRIKITIAGRAIDVRVSIVPTVFGERAVMRILDKGTAMLGLAELGIQPDTLERYRQIIKVPYGVILATGPTGAGKSTTLYASLQEIWSPTTNILTIEDPVEYQVAGISQIPVRAAIGLTFANGLRSIVRQDPDVIMVGEIRDHETAEIAIHAALTGHLVFSTLHTNDSPGSVTRLLDMGVEPYLVASSLIGAVAQRLVRRVCSNCSQPYTPEGEMLEGVGIVASEWAGTTPFRKGVGCEKCQGTGYKGRVGLYELFVVDEPIRRMTVDRASSNQMKDYAIKTHGMRTLLGDGKLAVLAGKTTPEEVLRVCQREAF, translated from the coding sequence GTGAACCTTGAGCTGACTCGTCCTCAGGACGAGGCCGTCGCGATGGTTCCGGGTGACTTTGCGCTCAAGCACCAGATCCTCCCGCTGATGGTGGACAACGGCACCCTTGTGGCCGCGGTGGGCTCACCGCTCTCGCTCGGGGCGGTCGATGAGCTGAGTGTCTTGCTCCAGCGCCCGACCCGTGCGGTGCTGGCTCCTGCTGCGGTCATCAAAGAGAAGATCGAGGAGATCTTCCTGGAGAAGATCCTCGCGGGGCTTCCGGGGCAGAGCGACGATAACAACAATATCGATGCGGATGAGAACACCGACCTCGCGGACCTGCAGAAGATGGCGGGGGAGACCGCAGTTGTCCAGATGGTCAACCTGGTCTTTGCCCAGGCGGTGCGCGATGGGGCATCGGATATCCATATCGAGCCCTACGAGAAAGAAGTCAAGGTGCGGTGCCGTATCGACGGCATGCTGCGCGATATGATGGCCCCGCCCAAGCGCATGCACGCCGCAATTATCTCCCGCCTGAAGATCCTGGGCGAGATGAATATCGCGGAGCGCCGCTTGCCGCAGGACGGCCGCATCAAGATCACGATCGCCGGGCGCGCCATCGATGTCCGTGTCTCGATTGTCCCGACTGTCTTTGGGGAGCGTGCTGTGATGCGTATCCTCGACAAGGGGACGGCGATGCTGGGGCTGGCGGAGCTGGGAATCCAGCCCGATACCCTGGAGCGCTACCGGCAGATCATTAAAGTGCCCTACGGCGTCATCCTGGCGACCGGTCCAACCGGTGCAGGAAAGTCAACCACGCTCTACGCCTCGCTCCAGGAGATCTGGTCTCCGACCACCAATATCCTGACGATCGAGGACCCGGTTGAGTACCAGGTGGCGGGCATCAGCCAGATTCCGGTGCGCGCCGCGATCGGCCTGACTTTCGCCAACGGCCTGCGCAGTATTGTCCGCCAGGACCCCGATGTGATCATGGTCGGAGAGATCCGTGACCACGAGACCGCCGAGATCGCGATCCACGCGGCGCTGACCGGTCACTTGGTCTTCTCCACCCTGCACACCAACGACTCCCCCGGCTCCGTGACCCGTCTGCTGGACATGGGAGTCGAGCCCTACCTGGTGGCATCGTCGCTGATCGGCGCGGTTGCCCAGCGGCTTGTGCGGCGTGTCTGTAGCAACTGTTCCCAGCCCTACACCCCCGAGGGGGAGATGCTAGAGGGCGTGGGGATCGTCGCGAGTGAGTGGGCGGGAACCACGCCGTTTCGCAAGGGAGTCGGCTGCGAGAAGTGCCAGGGGACGGGCTACAAGGGCCGTGTCGGTCTCTACGAGCTCTTTGTGGTCGATGAGCCGATCCGCCGCATGACCGTGGATCGGGCAAGCTCCAACCAGATGAAAGACTATGCGATCAAGACCCACGGGATGCGGACGCTCCTGGGGGATGGCAAGCTCGCGGTTCTTGCCGGGAAGACTACACCCGAAGAGGTCCTGCGTGTCTGTCAGCGGGAGGCGTTCTAG
- a CDS encoding type II secretion system F family protein has protein sequence MAALSFSYVAMDSAGARRTGVIEAETKEAALVRLESEGRFVLEINEAKASAAAAAGAATFGSRKAPSRQELALFTRRLADLSQAGLPLDRVLQVVAEQSESIVLKEVSEQTLEDVRAGMQVSQALAKHPKYFNEVFTQTLRAGEASGQFPEVAGRLADFQEKEVARRSQITSALVYPAILASTAVFVVLFLLLFVVPKLSGVFKDLGNNLPVTTKMLLSSTDFITQNWVLMLVLIVGTTVGIKGWLATPGGAFLRDKFLLKAPLIGPVVLKATISRFARVLGTLVYGGVPILEALDIAGLSAGNRVFHTSAQKVSEEVREGRPIAESMRDTGVFPPVLTHMVAIGEETGDLPRMLGRVSDSLDFEVDTGMRRLVSLVEPVIVLTMGTFVGFVVLSVLLPIFQAQETVK, from the coding sequence ATGGCAGCGCTGAGCTTTTCCTATGTCGCGATGGACTCTGCCGGGGCACGCCGCACCGGTGTGATCGAGGCGGAGACCAAAGAGGCCGCGCTGGTACGGCTGGAGTCCGAGGGACGCTTTGTTCTGGAGATCAACGAGGCCAAGGCATCTGCGGCGGCAGCGGCGGGCGCGGCGACCTTTGGGAGCCGGAAGGCCCCCTCGCGCCAGGAGCTCGCGCTCTTCACGCGCCGCCTCGCCGACCTCTCCCAGGCGGGCCTGCCGCTGGACCGGGTGCTTCAGGTCGTGGCGGAGCAGTCGGAGAGCATTGTGCTGAAAGAGGTCTCGGAGCAGACCCTGGAGGACGTCCGCGCGGGAATGCAGGTGAGCCAGGCGCTGGCCAAGCACCCCAAGTACTTCAATGAGGTCTTCACCCAGACCCTCCGTGCTGGTGAGGCCAGCGGCCAGTTCCCCGAGGTCGCGGGGCGGCTTGCGGACTTTCAGGAAAAAGAAGTGGCGCGTCGGAGCCAGATCACCAGTGCGCTGGTCTACCCCGCGATCCTGGCCTCGACCGCGGTCTTTGTGGTTCTCTTCTTGCTGCTCTTCGTGGTGCCCAAGCTCTCGGGAGTCTTCAAGGACCTGGGAAACAACCTTCCCGTGACCACCAAGATGCTGCTCTCCAGCACGGACTTTATCACCCAGAACTGGGTGCTGATGCTCGTGCTGATCGTGGGAACGACCGTGGGCATCAAGGGCTGGCTCGCCACTCCCGGCGGGGCGTTTCTGCGGGATAAGTTCTTGCTGAAGGCACCGCTGATTGGGCCCGTGGTGCTCAAGGCAACCATCTCGCGCTTCGCCCGTGTGCTGGGCACCCTGGTCTACGGCGGCGTGCCGATCCTGGAGGCGCTGGATATCGCAGGGCTCTCGGCGGGAAACCGGGTGTTTCATACCAGTGCGCAAAAAGTCTCCGAAGAGGTGCGCGAGGGCCGTCCTATCGCCGAGTCGATGCGCGACACGGGGGTCTTTCCGCCCGTTCTGACCCACATGGTCGCGATTGGGGAGGAGACCGGCGATCTGCCCCGGATGCTAGGACGGGTCTCGGATAGCCTGGACTTCGAGGTAGACACCGGGATGCGTCGTCTTGTCTCTCTGGTGGAGCCGGTGATCGTTCTGACCATGGGGACATTCGTGGGGTTTGTGGTTCTATCGGTGCTCTTGCCGATCTTTCAAGCGCAGGAAACAGTCAAATGA
- the gspG gene encoding type II secretion system major pseudopilin GspG — MKKQKRAFTLIEMLVVVLILAILAALIVPRVVNRTGDAKRAKAASDIATLTGLLQQYKVDTDQFPTTEQGLNALRVAPGDVSNWRGPYSQKDIPGDPWQNEYVYESPGPNGEDFVIASYGADGAPGGEGDNADITSL, encoded by the coding sequence ATGAAAAAACAAAAACGTGCGTTTACGCTCATTGAGATGCTGGTCGTGGTGCTGATCCTTGCGATCTTGGCCGCGCTGATTGTCCCCCGTGTGGTCAACCGCACCGGAGATGCCAAGCGCGCCAAGGCCGCCAGCGATATCGCGACCCTGACCGGGCTTTTGCAGCAGTACAAAGTCGATACCGATCAGTTCCCCACGACCGAGCAGGGCCTCAACGCGCTCCGTGTCGCTCCGGGCGATGTGAGCAACTGGCGCGGCCCGTACTCCCAGAAGGATATCCCCGGCGATCCGTGGCAGAACGAGTATGTCTATGAGTCGCCTGGCCCCAATGGGGAGGACTTTGTGATCGCTTCCTACGGGGCGGATGGCGCTCCGGGCGGCGAGGGCGACAACGCGGACATCACGAGCCTCTAA
- a CDS encoding prepilin-type N-terminal cleavage/methylation domain-containing protein has product MGRARGRGFTLIEVLVTSALVGVAIAGSLTALGRLSRADAYARNAELLQRLGAQKLVTLQVEGDLRTADTSGDFSAEGYPEAQWRLELQTTTDENVEEATITVTKGESEQALSELIFFRPTTTTTAATGTGGQ; this is encoded by the coding sequence GTGGGCAGAGCTAGGGGGCGCGGCTTTACGCTGATCGAGGTGCTCGTGACGAGCGCCTTGGTTGGGGTGGCTATCGCAGGGTCACTCACCGCGCTAGGGCGGCTCTCCCGTGCCGATGCCTACGCCCGAAATGCGGAGCTACTCCAGCGGCTTGGGGCACAAAAGCTGGTCACCCTGCAGGTCGAGGGAGACCTACGCACCGCAGATACGTCGGGGGATTTCTCTGCGGAGGGCTACCCCGAGGCACAGTGGCGGCTGGAGCTCCAGACCACCACCGATGAGAATGTGGAAGAGGCGACCATCACGGTCACGAAGGGCGAGTCGGAGCAAGCGCTCTCGGAGCTGATCTTCTTCCGACCGACGACCACAACAACTGCAGCGACAGGAACAGGCGGACAGTGA
- a CDS encoding prepilin-type N-terminal cleavage/methylation domain-containing protein, producing the protein MSQKRRKVRAGVSLLELMVVLVMMGFLTYALIYAFVGGIDLERRQAQRQNEENPAARVERRVSRLLTEALLSEDTTDLKTYFVAATENDGALGADRLTFTTTAPGLSLATQESTDDFETQHEQHGPQGGVTEVSLGLTPTGEAGSHTGLFERLQTPADGDATQGGTEGVLETSVSQLGFQFFDGTQWTSEWDTLTSGTRRLPAAVRVSYTLTSDSNNQVHTFDVRLPASDVDANNPITGTTAGGAS; encoded by the coding sequence GTGAGCCAGAAACGACGAAAGGTCAGGGCAGGGGTCTCTCTGCTGGAGCTAATGGTAGTCCTCGTGATGATGGGCTTCCTGACCTATGCGCTCATCTATGCTTTTGTGGGGGGGATCGACCTGGAGCGACGGCAGGCACAGCGCCAGAACGAGGAGAACCCGGCGGCTCGGGTGGAGCGGCGCGTGAGCCGCCTACTGACCGAGGCCCTGCTCTCCGAGGACACGACCGACCTGAAGACCTACTTTGTTGCCGCAACCGAGAACGATGGGGCGCTCGGGGCGGATCGGCTGACCTTCACCACGACCGCGCCCGGTCTCTCACTTGCGACCCAGGAGAGCACCGACGATTTCGAGACCCAGCACGAGCAACACGGTCCGCAGGGGGGCGTGACCGAGGTCTCGCTGGGACTCACACCCACCGGCGAGGCAGGAAGCCACACGGGGCTCTTTGAGCGGCTACAGACACCCGCGGATGGCGACGCGACCCAGGGCGGCACTGAGGGAGTCCTGGAGACGAGTGTCTCCCAGCTTGGCTTTCAGTTCTTCGATGGCACCCAGTGGACCAGTGAGTGGGATACGCTCACCAGCGGGACACGGCGGCTCCCGGCGGCGGTGCGGGTGAGCTACACCCTGACCAGCGATAGCAATAATCAGGTGCACACGTTCGATGTGCGGCTGCCTGCCAGCGATGTCGATGCGAATAACCCCATCACGGGCACCACGGCGGGAGGCGCGTCATGA
- a CDS encoding type II secretion system protein GspK, with the protein MSRRARRHERGGVMVLALVILAGLLALLATFAANQRVYQEATLNTLRERRAEAAARSGIAVGLSALVEVNTNLVKLDDTWATLGQGSGTVGGAEATTLTNGATYRVQVVDAGSFLNINTLTEAQLQTLPLTTEQIASLLDWREAGTTPRNEGGKDEYYNALTTPYNTKLGRLTTLKELALVKGWTARTLYTPDAEGTTSTVSSSPTAAANTPLEDASGNPLALAGVLTVSSGAPNTTATGTARTNLNQQNLNLVQLVQLGLPAQLATQGPFTSFANLLGRGGISTQAAQQVLDSVGFTTDTRLTGKVNINTATEAVLGKLPGATSDIVSAIVSRQSSGFASLGELSTIPGLTGTALGTLADAVCVGSDTFIVRAWGESGGVGVALEALVGIRNSRPQILMVERINSTTIPAWWRWEEQPTTTVSLGATQ; encoded by the coding sequence ATGAGCCGAAGAGCACGACGGCACGAGCGTGGTGGCGTGATGGTGCTGGCACTGGTGATCCTGGCGGGGCTGCTGGCACTGCTCGCCACCTTTGCCGCAAACCAGCGTGTCTACCAAGAGGCAACCCTCAACACCCTGCGTGAGCGCCGCGCCGAAGCCGCCGCCCGCAGTGGTATCGCCGTCGGGCTCTCGGCCCTCGTGGAGGTAAATACCAACCTGGTCAAGCTCGACGATACCTGGGCGACTCTGGGGCAGGGGAGCGGCACGGTGGGGGGGGCGGAGGCGACCACGCTGACCAATGGAGCGACCTACCGGGTGCAGGTGGTCGATGCGGGGAGCTTCCTCAATATCAACACCCTCACCGAGGCCCAGCTCCAGACCCTCCCCCTGACGACCGAGCAGATCGCGAGCCTGCTGGACTGGCGTGAAGCCGGGACAACGCCTCGAAACGAGGGGGGGAAAGACGAGTACTACAACGCGCTCACCACCCCCTACAACACGAAGCTAGGCAGGCTCACAACGCTTAAGGAGCTGGCGCTGGTCAAGGGCTGGACCGCACGGACACTCTACACGCCCGATGCGGAGGGGACGACCAGCACGGTCAGCTCTAGCCCGACAGCCGCCGCGAACACACCGCTGGAGGATGCAAGTGGGAACCCACTGGCGCTGGCGGGAGTTCTGACGGTATCCAGCGGTGCGCCCAATACGACCGCTACCGGGACGGCACGTACGAACCTGAACCAGCAGAACCTGAACCTGGTGCAGCTGGTCCAGCTAGGGCTACCCGCACAGCTGGCGACCCAGGGGCCGTTTACATCGTTTGCGAACCTGCTTGGACGGGGGGGGATCTCGACCCAGGCGGCGCAGCAGGTCCTCGACTCCGTGGGCTTCACAACCGATACCCGGCTGACGGGCAAGGTCAATATCAACACCGCGACGGAGGCTGTCTTAGGCAAGCTTCCCGGCGCGACCTCCGATATTGTCAGCGCGATTGTGAGCCGCCAGAGCAGTGGCTTTGCCAGCCTGGGAGAGCTCTCCACGATCCCCGGACTCACGGGGACAGCGCTGGGAACCCTCGCCGATGCGGTCTGTGTGGGCAGTGATACGTTTATTGTCCGTGCTTGGGGCGAGAGTGGCGGGGTCGGAGTGGCCCTGGAGGCGCTGGTGGGAATTCGCAATAGTCGTCCACAGATTCTAATGGTGGAGCGCATCAACTCAACAACGATACCGGCGTGGTGGCGCTGGGAAGAGCAACCAACAACGACGGTTTCTCTGGGAGCAACGCAATGA
- a CDS encoding PilN domain-containing protein, producing the protein MNGRQLPTLHLEWAPGNVLALDRSDNRTARGADISELGRFVRGHKEALVGVSRGSVFLKTIRLPKATPDELRRLVNLRLGQLFPLPASELAFDAYQTNDQNMEGWLTVVAAMRSQDLVQLRSELAQAGLKATRIFPVALAAPAVAKQSDALVVDKLPNGLALDVVKDGVLRFSRLAPEDSPTGLEVQRTLMAAGVEDLDAVRGRTLDELHRAPEFSFSLNEDRAKEEKHLIAGKTRLSILLLVSSLLLAGFIWVEHAEAQARKDKASAVWETKLKTLRVIRDAELAKAGRAVSVRGSLDRAFVTAQPLSDIVQAAATALPEGSWLIGVNAERGKPLQLRGTAMNGQQVAKLVDGLSRTPRFRDVRLVFANGAKIEETPVVQFNIAATAVGNLPMPQPEKTKKGAVKRAATATPRVASAGGTP; encoded by the coding sequence ATGAACGGGAGACAGCTGCCAACCCTACATCTCGAGTGGGCACCAGGCAACGTGCTCGCACTGGATCGCAGCGACAATCGTACCGCACGTGGGGCGGATATCTCGGAGCTGGGACGCTTTGTCCGTGGGCACAAAGAGGCACTGGTTGGCGTGAGCCGCGGGAGTGTTTTTCTGAAGACCATCCGGCTTCCGAAGGCAACCCCCGATGAGCTACGACGCCTGGTCAACCTCCGGCTGGGGCAGCTCTTCCCGCTCCCCGCGAGCGAGCTCGCCTTCGATGCCTACCAGACCAACGACCAGAACATGGAGGGCTGGCTGACCGTGGTCGCGGCGATGCGCTCTCAGGACCTTGTCCAGCTCCGCTCCGAGCTCGCGCAAGCCGGCCTGAAGGCGACTCGGATCTTCCCGGTAGCTCTGGCCGCGCCCGCGGTCGCCAAGCAGAGCGATGCCCTCGTGGTGGATAAGCTCCCCAATGGGCTGGCTCTGGATGTGGTCAAGGACGGTGTCCTGCGCTTTAGCCGCCTGGCCCCCGAGGACTCCCCGACCGGGCTGGAGGTGCAGCGGACGCTCATGGCCGCCGGGGTGGAGGACCTCGATGCCGTTCGAGGCCGTACCCTCGATGAGCTACACCGAGCGCCGGAGTTCTCTTTTTCGCTGAACGAAGACCGCGCGAAGGAAGAGAAGCACCTAATTGCGGGAAAGACCCGGCTCTCGATCCTGCTCTTGGTCTCGTCGCTGCTACTGGCAGGCTTTATCTGGGTGGAGCACGCCGAGGCGCAGGCTCGAAAAGACAAGGCCAGTGCGGTCTGGGAGACCAAGCTCAAGACCCTGCGTGTGATCCGGGATGCGGAGCTCGCCAAGGCGGGCCGGGCCGTGAGTGTTCGGGGGAGCCTAGATCGGGCGTTTGTGACTGCCCAGCCCCTCAGCGATATTGTCCAGGCGGCGGCCACCGCCCTGCCCGAGGGAAGCTGGCTGATCGGGGTGAACGCCGAGCGCGGCAAGCCGCTCCAGCTCCGTGGCACCGCGATGAACGGCCAGCAGGTCGCCAAGCTTGTGGATGGGCTAAGCCGGACGCCCCGCTTCCGGGATGTCCGCCTGGTCTTTGCCAATGGGGCCAAGATTGAGGAGACCCCTGTGGTGCAGTTTAATATCGCGGCGACCGCGGTGGGGAACCTCCCCATGCCCCAGCCCGAGAAGACCAAGAAGGGGGCAGTCAAGCGCGCTGCCACCGCGACTCCCCGTGTGGCAAGCGCAGGAGGAACCCCGTGA